GTTCATCACTTCTCCTTTCCAAACAGTCCGGCCGGGCGCAGCAGCAGCACGACCACCATGACCACGAACACCACCGTCGACGACGCCTCGGGGTAGACCACCTTGGCCAGCCCCTCGATCACGCCCAGCCCCAGGCCGGTCAGGATCGCGCCGAGGATCGAACCCATGCCGCCGATCACCACCACCGCGAACACGACGATGATCAGGTTCTGCCCCATCAGCGGCGACACCTGCATCACCGGCGCCGCCAGCACGCCGGCGAAGCCGGCCAGTGCGACGCCGAAGCCGTAGGTCAGCGTCACCATCCTCGGCACGTTGACGCCGAATGCCTCGACCACCTTCGGGTTCTCGGTGCCGGCGCGCAGATACGCGCCGAGCCTGGTCTTCTCGATCACGTACCACGTCGACAGGCACGACGCCAGCGATGCGACCACCACCCACACGCGGTAGTTCGGCAGCCGCATGAAGCCCAGGTCCGTTGCG
This genomic window from Cupriavidus oxalaticus contains:
- a CDS encoding branched-chain amino acid ABC transporter permease yields the protein MNLFEIPLPALLSQLLLGLVNGAFYAMLSLGLAVIFGLLNVINFAHGALFMLGAVLAWAGMSYAGLSYWAMLALAPLAVAGVGVLIEKTMLRWIYRLDHIYGLLLTLGITLVIEGVLRSAYGVSGLPYAPPEALQGATDLGFMRLPNYRVWVVVASLASCLSTWYVIEKTRLGAYLRAGTENPKVVEAFGVNVPRMVTLTYGFGVALAGFAGVLAAPVMQVSPLMGQNLIIVVFAVVVIGGMGSILGAILTGLGLGVIEGLAKVVYPEASSTVVFVVMVVVLLLRPAGLFGKEK